Within the bacterium genome, the region CCCGGAAACTCGCCCGGATCGAGCACATCGAGATCGAGGGTGAGGTAGATCGGCGCGCCCGCGCACGCGGAGAGGGCTTCCTCCACCGCTGCGGGCGACAGCGAGCGGCCGGTGGCCCGCTCCCGCATCCAGGTCCACTCCTCGCGGGTCCCGGAGCGGATTCCGAACTGATGCAAGCGCCCATCGCCCACTTTTTCCACCACCCGGCGCATGACGGTCGCATGGGAGAGCGCCGCGCCCTCGTACGCTTCTCTCAGGTCGGCGTGGGCGTCCCACTGGAAAACCACGAGGCGCGGATGGGCCTCCAGGGCCGCCTCGATGAGGGGAAGCGAAATCAGATGCTCGCCCCCCAGGGCGAAAGGCACCTTTCCCGCTGTGAGGATGCGCCGGGCCTCCTCCCCGATGCGGCGAAGGACCGGCCCAACGCCCCCTTCCGGGAGCAGCAGATCGCCTGCGTCGGCATAGCGGAGATCTTCGAGATCGGCATCAAGAAGCGGGCTGTAGGTTTCGATGGAATCGGAGGCCTCCCGGATATCGGCGGGCCCGAGGCGCGCACCGGACCGGTAGGTGACCGTACCGTCGAAGGGGCAGCCGAAGAGAAGGATATCCGCGTCATCGAAGCCGTCCCCCGCCCCGAGAAAACGGACGGGAGAGGAGCGCCCCATCAGCGGGTCAGCTCCTGAACGAAAACTGGCAAGGTGAAGAGGGCGCGGTGCAGTTCACGCGAGTAGTAGTGCATCTTCATCGTCTTCGGCACCGGCCGGGGGGTGCGCTTGGCGGGCGATGAACCGTCCGGGGTTGCGATGGCGAAGGACCAGACGCCCCCCGGATAGGTGGGCACCCCGGCCAGATAATAGTCCACTCCCCGGAAGGCCTTTCGGATAGTGCGTGAAATGCGCCGCAGTCCTTTGACCTCGAAGATGGGCCCCTGGGACTGGGTGGCGTAGACACCGCCCGGCCGGAGCGCCTCGCGCGCCGCCCGGAAGAAGGAGAGCCGCGTA harbors:
- the speB gene encoding agmatinase, which produces MGRSSPVRFLGAGDGFDDADILLFGCPFDGTVTYRSGARLGPADIREASDSIETYSPLLDADLEDLRYADAGDLLLPEGGVGPVLRRIGEEARRILTAGKVPFALGGEHLISLPLIEAALEAHPRLVVFQWDAHADLREAYEGAALSHATVMRRVVEKVGDGRLHQFGIRSGTREEWTWMRERATGRSLSPAAVEEALSACAGAPIYLTLDLDVLDPGEFPGTGTPEAGGVRYADMAACIGALKRKGARIVALDVVEFSPPCDPSGASAVAAAKAVRELLLALPEKG
- a CDS encoding spermidine synthase (catalyzes the formation of spermidine from putrescine and S-adenosylmethioninamine) encodes the protein LCEIDGMVVESCRKYLSSIAAGALDDKRATVLIEDGVKYIEKNKRAFDVILVDSTDPVNMASPLTRLSFFRAAREALRPGGVYATQSQGPIFEVKGLRRISRTIRKAFRGVDYYLAGVPTYPGGVWSFAIATPDGSSPAKRTPRPVPKTMKMHYYSRELHRALFTLPVFVQELTR